A segment of the Bacillus licheniformis DSM 13 = ATCC 14580 genome:
GCTCGTTGATGTCGAGCGAAACGAGAAAGGCGAAGTTATCGGAGGGAAAAGTCCTGACAGCGGCCACCCCGTTGAGCTAATCAAAGAGGAATCTTACTTCTTCCGCATGGGAAAATACGCGGATCGGCTTCTCGCTTTCTATGAAGAAAATCCTGAATTCATCCAGCCTGAATCCCGGAAAAATGAAATGATCAACAACTTTATCAAACCGGGTCTTGAAGATTTGGCTGTTTCCCGGACGACGTTCGACTGGGGGATAAAAGTGCCCGGCAATCCGAAGCATGTCATCTATGTTTGGATAGATGCGCTGTTTAATTACATTACGGCACTTGGCTTTAATACGGAAAACGATGAAAATTATCAAAAATATTGGCCGGCAGACGTTCATCTTGTCGGTAAGGAGATCGTCCGCTTCCATACCATTTACTGGCCGATTATGCTGATGGCATTGGACCTTCCGCTGCCGAAAAAGGTTTTTGCCCACGGGTGGCTGCTGATGAAAGATGGAAAAATGTCTAAATCAAAAGGCAATGTGGTTGACCCGGTCACATTAATCGACAGATACGGACTAGATGCATTGCGTTATTATCTTCTCCGCGAAGTGCCGTTCGGTTCTGACGGCGTATTTACACCGGAAGGATTTGTCGAGCGGATTAACTATGATTTAGCGAATGATTTAGGCAACCTGCTGAACAGAACGGTCGCCATGGTCAACAAATACTTTGACGGCCGGATTCAGTCGTATGAAGGCCCGGTTACCGCTTTTGACGAACCGTTGTCATCATTCTCGCAAAAGACAATTGAAGCGTACGAGCAGGCGATCGAAAATATGGAGTTTTCCGTTGCGCTTTCATCATTGTGGCAGTTTGTCAGCAGAACGAATAAATACATCGACGAGACAGCCCCTTGGGTACTGGCAAAAGATAAGGATAAAGAAAAAGAGCTTCAATCGGTCATGTACCATTTGGCGGAGTCATTGCGCATCACTGCTGTATTGCTGCAGCCGTTCTTAACGCAGACGCCTGAAAAGATTTTCGCACAGCTTGGCGTTACGGATGCGTCACTGAAAACCTGGGACAGCATTCAAAGCTTCGGCCAGCTGAAATCTGTGACAGTTCAAAAAGGAGAACCATTGTTCCCGCGTCTTGAGGCGGAAGACGAAGTCGCTTATATCAAATCAAAAATGCAGGGAACGGCTCCAAAAGAAGAACCAAAGCAAGAGGAAAAAGCACATGAACGGCTTCCGGAAATCACGATAGACGATTTTATGAGCACAGAGCTCAGAGTGGCTGAAGTCATTCATGCTGAACCCGTCAAAAAAGCGGATCGTCTGTTAAAACTCCAGCTTGATTTAGGCTTTGAAAAACGCCAAGTCGTTTCAGGAATTGCCAAGCACTACAAACCTGAAGAGCTTGTCGGCCGGAAAGTCATTTGTGTAACAAATTTAAAACCGGTCAAACTAAGAGGAGAACTTTCTCAAGGCATGATATTGGCTGGAGAGGACAACGGCGTTCTCTCGCTTGCGGCGGTAGACAGTTCATTAGCAAACGGAACGCGAATCAAATAAATGCAGGCAAAGGGTGTTCCACGTGTAACATTTCGTCGAACACCTTTTGTTTTTTCGACAATTTCTTAAAAAGGTGGCATTTTCATGTTATTTGATACACATGCTCATTTAAACGCCGAGCAATTTAACGAGGATTTGGAAGAAGTCATTGCTCGGGCAAAGGAAGAAAAAGTGGAGCACATTGTCGTGGTAGGATTCGATCGTCCGACGATCAAGCGTGCGATGGAATTGATTGAAGAATACGATTTTATTTATGCAGCCATCGGGTGGCATCCGGTTGACGCAATTGATATGACCGATGAAGATTTGGCTTGGATCAAAGACCTGTCCGCCCATGAGAAAGTTGTGGCGATCGGAGAAATGGGACTTGATTATCATTGGGATAAGTCGCCGAAGGACGTTCAAAAAGAGGTGTTCAGAAAACAGATCGCTTTGGCAAAAGAAGTCGGCTTGCCAATCGTGATTCACAACCGTGATGCAACGGAGGATGTCGTTTCTATTTTGCGGGAAGAAGGGGCCGAGGAAGTCGGCGGGATCATGCACTGTTATACAGGAAGCGCTGAAATTGCACAAGAGTGCATCGATATGAATTTCTACCTATCTTTCGGCGGACCCGTCACATTTAAAAACGCCAAAAAACCGAAGGAAGTGGTCAAACAAATACCAAATGACCGGCTTTTAATTGAGACGGACTGCCCGTATTTAACGCCGCATCCATACAGAGGAAAGCGGAATGAACCTAGCTATGTCAAACTTGTCGCCGAACAGATTGCCGAATTAAAAGGAATGACTTATGAAGAAATAGCGGCCGTCACCACAGAAAATGCAAAAAAACTTTTCGGCATCAGCTGACACGATTTGATATCGAGCCTTGTTCAAGCTTGTCTCTTCGGGGGATGGTTCTAAAAAGTTCTACATGTCTGTTTACGCTCATAGGATATCTTTGTCGACAAGTCTTTCTTTCTTTTATGAGGTGGTTTTCCCATAATAAAAGAGATGGCGGGCTTGCGGAGAAAATAGAGAGGAGGGTTGACAGGCTTGTAGATACTCTATATAATCTCCCCGAGGAGAAGGAGGCGTTTTTCATCATACAAAAAATGAAAAAGCTGTTTTCCGTAAAGCTTAGCAAAAGCAGATGGATTCTGATTGCTGCTGGACTGCTTGTCGCAGGGAGCGGAACTGCTTACGGAGCACATGAGCTCGCTAAACAGCAAGTCACCATTTCGATAAACGGGAAAAAGCAGGATGTTCGCACGAATGCTAAAACCGTAGGTGAACTGCTGAAAAGCTTAGACATCGAGACGAGGAAAGAAGATCACATCTCTCCCGCTGAAGATACAAAATTAACGGCGAACATGAATGTTGAATATGTTGCCGCAAAACCTGTTCATTTCACGGTCGACGGACAGGAAAAGGAAATCTGGACAACAGCGGGTACAGTCGGCAAACTTCTGAAAGACTTAAATTTAGAGTTGGCGGAACACGATCAAATTGACCCCTCAGTTGATAAAGAAATAACGAAAGATATGAAGCTGACTTTGCAAAGGGCTTTTAAAGTAACCGTAAAGGATGCCGGTAAAGATAAAGACCTATGGACGACTTCGACTACGGTCGCTGACTTTTTAAAACATCATAAGATCAGCATAAAAGGCGATGATGAAGTTAAGCCTGCGCTTGATAAAAAGCTGACGAAAGATCAGGCGATTCACATTACTCGTATCAAAAAAGTCACCGATGTAGTGGAAGAGAACATCCCTTTTGAAGTCCGGAAAAAAGAGGACGATTCACTTGAAAAGGGGAAAGAAAAAGTTGTACAGGACGGTAAACATGGCAAGCTTAAAAAGCACTATGCCGTTGTTATGAAAAACGGCAAGGAAGTTTCCAGAGAACTGATTAAAGAGGAAACGGCAGCCGAAAGCAAAGCCAAAATCATCGCTGTCGGTACAAAGCAAGCCGCAGTGGCTAAAGTCAGCGCGAATGTATCGCGCGGAAATCAATCCTCAGGAAAGGAATTTTATGTATCCTCTACAGCTTATACAGCAAGCTGCAACGGATGCTCAGGCCACACTGCGACCGGCGTTAATTTGAAAAATAATCCCGGCGCTAAAGTGATCGCTGTCGATCCGAGCGTTATTCCGCTGGGTTCCAAAGTACATGTAGAAGGATATGGCTATGCGGTTGCGGCCGATACAGGCTCAGCCATCAAAGGCCGAAAAATCGATGTATTCTTTCCGAATAAGTCTACAGCTTACCGCTGGGGAAACAAAAGAGTTAAAATCAAGGTGTTGAACTAAATATCATTTATTATGCTTTTTATATAAGCAGAGGGATTTTGCGCCCTCTGTTTTTTTGGTTATAATAGATCCATCTTGTTTTCTAATAAATTAGACGGTTTTATTACAAAAAGGTTTCAATCATTTTAAAAATGTAATAAAAGGTTTTTCAACATACGGAGGAAGAAATGAAGATTAAAGAAATCATCGTTGTCGAAGGCCGTGATGACACCGCTAAAATCAAATCGGCTGTTGATGCAGATACGATCGAAACGAACGGATCTGCCATAGGGGAAGACGTCATCAAACGGATTCGGCTCGCCCAGGAAACGCGCGGGGTTATTATTTTAACCGATCCCGATTTCCCGGGGGAAAAAATCAGAAAAACGATTGCAGAAAAGGTCCCCGGCTGCAAGCATGCATTTTTGCCCAAGCATTTGGCAAAGCCTAAAAATAAACGCGGAATCGGTGTCGAACACGCTTCGCTTGAAGCGATCCGCGAATGCTTAATGACCGTTCAGGAGGAAATGGAAGCGACGGAACCTGAGATTGAGGCCCGGGATTTAATCGAAGCCGGCCTGATCGGAGGCCCGCTGGCAAAACAAAGGCGGGAGCGGCTCGGCGAAATATTGAATATCGGCTATACAAATGGGAAACAGCTTCAAAAGCGGCTGCAAATGTTTCAGATCAAAAAGAGTGATTATTTAAGCGCACTGGATGCTGTGCTGCGGGAGGAAGAACATGAATAAAGATATCGCCACCCCAATTAGGACTAAGGAAATTCTCAATAAATACGGATTTTCATTCAAAAAAAGCCTGGGGCAGAACTTCTTGATTGACACGAACATATTGGACAGAATTGTCGACCATGCCGGTGTGACGGAGCGTACAGGCGTGATTGAAATCGGTCCGGGGATCGGGGCATTGACCGAGCAGCTGGCAAAGCGTGCGAAGAAAGTAACGGCCTTTGAGATCGACCAACGGCTTCTGCCGATTTTAGAAGATACGCTTTCTCCGTATGATAATGTGACTGTCATTCACCAGGATGTCCTGAAGGCCGATGTCCGAGCGGTAATGGACGAACAGTTTCAAGACTGCGATGAGGTGATGGTTGTCGCCAACCTCCCGTATTACGTCACGACTCCGATCATCATGAAGCTTTTAGAAGAAAATCTGCCGCTGAAAGGAATCGTCGTCATGCTTCAAAAAGAGGTGGCGGACCGAATGGCTGCAAAACCTTCTTCAAAGGAATACGGGTCCCTTTCCATCGCGGTGCAGTTTTATACGGAGGCCAAAACGGTCATGAATGTACCAAAGACCGTATTTGTCCCTCAGCCTAACGTAGATTCCGCGGTCATCAGGCTGACGCTGAGGAAAGAGCCGGCTGTGGCCGTTCAAGATGCTGCCTTTTTCTTTCAAGTCGTAAAAGCAAGCTTTGCACAGCGTCGAAAAACGCTTTTCAACAACCTCGTCAACAATCTGCCGAATG
Coding sequences within it:
- the metG gene encoding methionine--tRNA ligase; this encodes MPQEKNTFYITTPIYYPSGKLHIGHAYTTVAGDAMARYKRLRGFDVRYLTGTDEHGQKIQQTAEKENITPQELVDRAAEDIQQLWKKLDISNDDFIRTTEERHKKVIEKVFQKLLDNGDIYLDEYEGWYSIPDETFYTETQLVDVERNEKGEVIGGKSPDSGHPVELIKEESYFFRMGKYADRLLAFYEENPEFIQPESRKNEMINNFIKPGLEDLAVSRTTFDWGIKVPGNPKHVIYVWIDALFNYITALGFNTENDENYQKYWPADVHLVGKEIVRFHTIYWPIMLMALDLPLPKKVFAHGWLLMKDGKMSKSKGNVVDPVTLIDRYGLDALRYYLLREVPFGSDGVFTPEGFVERINYDLANDLGNLLNRTVAMVNKYFDGRIQSYEGPVTAFDEPLSSFSQKTIEAYEQAIENMEFSVALSSLWQFVSRTNKYIDETAPWVLAKDKDKEKELQSVMYHLAESLRITAVLLQPFLTQTPEKIFAQLGVTDASLKTWDSIQSFGQLKSVTVQKGEPLFPRLEAEDEVAYIKSKMQGTAPKEEPKQEEKAHERLPEITIDDFMSTELRVAEVIHAEPVKKADRLLKLQLDLGFEKRQVVSGIAKHYKPEELVGRKVICVTNLKPVKLRGELSQGMILAGEDNGVLSLAAVDSSLANGTRIK
- a CDS encoding TatD family hydrolase, with the protein product MLFDTHAHLNAEQFNEDLEEVIARAKEEKVEHIVVVGFDRPTIKRAMELIEEYDFIYAAIGWHPVDAIDMTDEDLAWIKDLSAHEKVVAIGEMGLDYHWDKSPKDVQKEVFRKQIALAKEVGLPIVIHNRDATEDVVSILREEGAEEVGGIMHCYTGSAEIAQECIDMNFYLSFGGPVTFKNAKKPKEVVKQIPNDRLLIETDCPYLTPHPYRGKRNEPSYVKLVAEQIAELKGMTYEEIAAVTTENAKKLFGIS
- a CDS encoding G5 and 3D domain-containing protein; the encoded protein is MRWFSHNKRDGGLAEKIERRVDRLVDTLYNLPEEKEAFFIIQKMKKLFSVKLSKSRWILIAAGLLVAGSGTAYGAHELAKQQVTISINGKKQDVRTNAKTVGELLKSLDIETRKEDHISPAEDTKLTANMNVEYVAAKPVHFTVDGQEKEIWTTAGTVGKLLKDLNLELAEHDQIDPSVDKEITKDMKLTLQRAFKVTVKDAGKDKDLWTTSTTVADFLKHHKISIKGDDEVKPALDKKLTKDQAIHITRIKKVTDVVEENIPFEVRKKEDDSLEKGKEKVVQDGKHGKLKKHYAVVMKNGKEVSRELIKEETAAESKAKIIAVGTKQAAVAKVSANVSRGNQSSGKEFYVSSTAYTASCNGCSGHTATGVNLKNNPGAKVIAVDPSVIPLGSKVHVEGYGYAVAADTGSAIKGRKIDVFFPNKSTAYRWGNKRVKIKVLN
- the rnmV gene encoding ribonuclease M5, with protein sequence MKIKEIIVVEGRDDTAKIKSAVDADTIETNGSAIGEDVIKRIRLAQETRGVIILTDPDFPGEKIRKTIAEKVPGCKHAFLPKHLAKPKNKRGIGVEHASLEAIRECLMTVQEEMEATEPEIEARDLIEAGLIGGPLAKQRRERLGEILNIGYTNGKQLQKRLQMFQIKKSDYLSALDAVLREEEHE
- the rsmA gene encoding 16S rRNA (adenine(1518)-N(6)/adenine(1519)-N(6))-dimethyltransferase RsmA, which produces MNKDIATPIRTKEILNKYGFSFKKSLGQNFLIDTNILDRIVDHAGVTERTGVIEIGPGIGALTEQLAKRAKKVTAFEIDQRLLPILEDTLSPYDNVTVIHQDVLKADVRAVMDEQFQDCDEVMVVANLPYYVTTPIIMKLLEENLPLKGIVVMLQKEVADRMAAKPSSKEYGSLSIAVQFYTEAKTVMNVPKTVFVPQPNVDSAVIRLTLRKEPAVAVQDAAFFFQVVKASFAQRRKTLFNNLVNNLPNGKENKSKIERALQDSHIDGKRRGESLSIEEFAVLSDRLREVLL